One Exiguobacterium sp. BMC-KP genomic window, TTCAAATACCGTTATTATAATAAAAAAGAAAAACCAGCCGAGAGTAAACCCCAGGCTGGCTAGAAATGCTACACTTATTCTGCGTCAGTCGTACGTGTATAGACATCGACTTGGATGTTTCCAGCAGTCGCACGTGAGTAAGGGCAGACCGTATGCGCGACTTTCGCGAGTTCAGCAGCCGCTTCTTCCGAGATTCCGCGGACGAGAACGTCAAGTTCGACTGAAAGCATGAATCCGTCAGCTGCTTCGTTTAATGTAACGTGCGCTGTAACTTCACTACCGTCATGTTTGATGCCTTGTTTACGAGCGACCATGTTTAAAGCAGAGTCGAAACATGCAGAGTATCCTGCAGCAAAGAGTTGCTCTGGGTTCGTCGCTTGTTTTTTCGATCCTGGTACCGGCATTGCAAGAGCGACGTCAAGAATTCCGTCCTCCGATACGACGCGTCCGTCGCGACCTCCGACAGCTGTTGCAGATGATGTGAACATTGGTTTCATGTGTGTAACTCCCTTTCGTTGTTAGATTCAAATAAGTAGCTTACAATTAGATTGTATACAATTTAAATCGAATTGCAACTCGTTTGCTCACGATTGGAGGAATTTTTTATGAACCCGTTAGCCTTAGATGAACAACTCTGTTTTCCGTTTTATGCGATTTCGCGCGAGATCACGCGTCGATACCGACCGTTACTTGAGCCACTCGGTCTGACGTACCCACAATATCTCGTCATGCTCGTCGTCTGGGAAGAAGAGGGGCAGTCGCTTAAAGCAATCGGTGAACGGCTCCATCTCGATTCCGGTACATTGACACCACTCCTAAAAAAACTCGAAGCCGCTGAGTTGCTACGACGGGTTCGAAAACCGGAAGACGAACGTCATATCCAAATCTTTTTGACGGATGCCGGTCGCGCGTTACGAAAACAAGCTGAGAGCGTTCCGCTTGATCTCGTCCGGACACTTGATGTCGACGAAGAAGACTTACAAGTCGTCAAAGCGGCACTCAATCGTCTCGTCATGAAAATGAGCGACCCGGATTAACCGGATCGCTCATTGTCTTATTTACGGCGGAAGCCTTCTTCTTCAAGATAGTTTGCTGCTTCCTTATACGAGTTGAACGCACCATCGAGGAGATCGCCTGCGTAGACGAGCCACGTATCGATATCTTCATTGAGTAACGTCAATTCGAAGTGGTTATCGTTGATCCATGTTTCTTCAAGTGTTTCGACGGACTGGACCGTTGAGAGCTCTTTGATCGCATCTTCTAATAAGAGAATTAGAGCAGGTTCTGAGAATTCACGGATATTGACGAAGCCTTTTTCATCCGTTTCGTATCCTGGTAGACCAGCTGCATAGACAAAACCATTACCGTTCGGATGCAAATGATAGACGAGATTCTTCTTCTCATATTGACTATCCGGTAATTGGAAATTGACGCGCTTCAGCGAGACATCTTTTCGGACGAGCTGTGGGAAAGTCTCGATAATTCGTAGTTTTTCTTCAAAAGTTAACATGGTTCCTCCTTGGTGTTACAGTTCTTCACTTCTATATATGCGATGAAATCGAACAAAATGTCAACCGCTGTATGAAACCCAGCAACGATTTTAACCGTAAATGGAAACGAAAGGAAGTGTTTTTGATGTCTACTGTACAATGGCATACGTTGCCAGAACGATCGATCCGGGCAGAACGACTCGGATTGATTCCGCTCCATGGATTGATTGCCATCATCTTGATTGGTACGACGATCACTCAAATCATGTGGCTCGAGCTGACGCCTTGGTGGATGGGAATCGCTGCTTTGCTTTGGCTCATTTACTTCATTCCCCGTATCGTCTACATACCCGTTCTTCGTTTGAAGTATATGCGTTTTCGAATCGATGAGGAATTTCTCATCGTTCGTAACGGGATCTTTTTCCGCCGCGAAGTGACGGTGCCACTCGTGAAGGTGCAACTGATTGACAGTCAATCGGGACCGATCTTGCGGCGCTACGACTTGATCACGCTCGACGTCCGGACAGCATCCGGATTCGTCACGTTAGCTCGTCTTGACCGTGCCCAAGGGGACGAACTGCGAACACAAGTCGAACGATTCGCGAAACTTGAGGAGCGGGAGGAGGAATCGTTATGACACGGCGCGTCCATCCGCTGTTCATTTTGATGTCGAGCATCTCGATCATCCGTTCACTCCTGATTCCGTTTGCCGCCTTGATTTTAAATGCGATCCGTAAAGGGGAGATCAATACCTACACGTGGATTGGCATCAGTGTTGGGATTTTGTTCGTCATCCTCTACGGGGTCGCTTCTTGGTATTTTTATACGTTTACGATTGATGCTGAGACGATTCGTGTCCGCAAAGGCATTTTTCAAAAAAGTGAACGGACGACGCAACGCAAACGCATCGAGTCAATCGGGATTCAGCAAAACGTCATCGAACGACTGCTGCGTCTCGCGACGTTGACGGTCGAGACGTCGTCCGAGAGTGGAACTCCGGAAGTCGAGCTGAAAGGAATCCAGCTCGATTTTGCGAAGGAGCTGAAGTCGTCGATTAAAAACGATGGATCCGTCGTCGCTAAGGAAGAATCTGAAGAAATCGCCTATACGATTCCTGTTCGTGATTTAGCCTTGGCAGGTGCCTTATCAGGACGCGTCGGACTGGCACTCGTTGGGATCGGTACTGCTTATCAGTTCATCGACCAATTCATCGAACGATATGTCGACCGACTGTTCTCGGAACTCGCCCATTTGTCATTAGTCGTTTTAAGTGGGCTCGGCATTCTTGTTCTCCTCGTCATCTACATCGGCTCGATCATCGTCTATATTTTGAAATACGGCTCATACCGCGCTGTCTTGCAACACAATCGCTTGTTGATCGGCTACGGGATGTTGAACCGGACCGAAGTCGCATTTCACGCTGATAAGATTCAAGCCCTCGTCATTCAAGAAAGCTGGATTCAGCGTTTGATTGGTCGAGCGAGTCTATCCTTACACATCATCTCAGCGACCGGGGAGAAGGAGCGTCTGTTGCTCCATCCATTCATCCGAACGAACGAGATCGATGGATTCCTTGCGACATACCTACCGCGCTTTCGCCAATTCAGACCTCAGTACGAGGTCGCACCGATCGGCTTCCGTTACCGGGTCCGTTGGCCGTTGCTCGGTTATGCGCTTCTGTTTACTGCACTGAGCAGTGTCGTGATCATTGTCCTTGATTCCTCGTGGCGCTTCTTGATCTTGCTACTGTTCATCTGGTTACCGTTCTATTATTTGGCAGTGCGGAGCGGCTACCGAAAGACACGGTTTGGAACCGCACACGATCTCTTGATGTTACGCAAACAATGGGTACAAAAAGAGACGGTGTATACGCCACGACTGAAGATTGAGGAATTAACCTGGTCTGTCTCCCGCTGGCTCGAAGCAAAAGAGATTGCCCGAATTCAGATTCAACTACGAGGCAATACGGCGTTTAATGCCCTCTATTTCGAACGAACGGATATTGACACCTTACAACGGTGGTATAAACAATCGTTCCTTTCGAAGTCGTTAGCAGGGGAAGCTGAAACCGACGACGAATAAGGAAAGACTCACTGTCGGAAAGGAAGCGAATCGCATGCGCAAATGGGGAATCGGCATCGTATTGCTCGTCACGTGTCTGCTACTATATATCGTCTATGATGGATACCGAATTCAGAAAACATTAATCGGTCAGTCGAATGCCTCTCCAATTTTAAAATCAACGAGCGAGCAACAAGTGAGCCAAGACGAAACATGGTTCAAACAAACGAGCGAAACACAACAATGGTCAAAAGACGGACTCGTCCGTTTCGGTCGTTATCTAGCTGCTAGCGATAGCAAACAGACGGTCCTCCTCGTACCGGACGAGATTGGATTTTCGCAGACCGGTGCCTACGCACTGGCTCGCTATTATCATGATGCTGATTTTAACGTTCTCTTGATTGAACGTCGTGGACAGGAACGAAGCGGTGGGGTCCGGAATTACGGATGGCTCGATCGACTGGATGTCTTAGAGTGGACGCAGCGACTGCTTGCTGAAAACGGGAATGATACTCGGATCGTCTATCACGGACTTGGTGTTGGCGGTGCGACTGTCTTACTCGCTACTGGTGAGACTTTACCGACACAAGTTCGCGCCGTCGTCGCTGAAGGAGCTTACGCTCGGCTTGACGACTGGTTCAGTCTACTCGCCGATGAACAGATCCGTTACCCAGCACTTCCGTCTCTAACGGTCGCGAGCATGTGGAATAAGGGCGAACAGGATTTCTTTTATGGTGATGTCTCCGTGACCCGCCAAGCAACGAAAAGTCGTGTTCCGACGATGTTTATCCACGGACTAAAGGACGAACTCGTTCCGGTCCGGATGATGTATGAACTGTATCAAGCGAAGACCGGTCTCAAACAATTGTACCCAGTTCGTCATGCCGGGCATGATGAGACGTATACACTTGATCCGGACAACTACGAAAAACGATTACGCTTATTTCTGCAGCCGTACTTGCGGGATATGTAAAATAGAGGAGAAGTCGTCATGCACACTACACAGATATCCCATTACTGGGTCGGTTCCGATGAACCATTCGTCGACACACAACAGATCAATCAGTTCGGTCGGGTGACGCTCGGGCGATTCGGTGGTTGCGCAAGGAGCGGTCAGTATAAAAACGAAGACGGGGCTGCCATTCTGATCGGAGACAACTGGGAGATGACCGTCGTTTTAGACGCCCATAAAACGGCAGATAGTGCAGCACTTGTCTTACAGCAGTTCGCCCAACATGAGTCGCGGATCCGAGATGATTTAGATGCCCCACTTGCTGAAGCATTCGGACGAATCGAGACGACCGTGTTGGATTTGTTTCAAGACCCGGATTTTTTAGCAGCCTGTACAACGTTACAAGGCGAGACAGCATGTTTGATCGCTGTTCGAAAAGGACGGTTTATCTGGTGGTTATCTGTCGGAGACGTCGTCTTGTATCTGTTTCATCCAGAGTTGATGGGTATGGGACAAGCCGCTTTGAACCAGCGACAGTTCTATGAATGGATCGGACGCGCCAACACATTTGCTTTACCGGTCCCGAGTTATACGCGTGGCATCCGCGAGTTGCGGCAAGGGGAGAACCGATTGTTCGTGACGACGGACGGTCTGCTTGAGTGCCCCGGGACACCGTATGCTGAACCAAAGCAGATGGAGGAAACTTTACAATCAGGTGGTGTCGCTGAACTGCTCGCAACAATCGAAGCACATGGCGTTCGCGACAGCACGACGGTCGTCACGTGGACGGTCACGATTGAAGAGACGGTCACTCAACCCAGTGATACATGAAACAACCCGCGTCTCATCAAGAGCGCGGGTTGTTGTTATTCTGTTTCAGGCGTTTGTTCCTGTTGCTGATCGAGTTCGACCGGTTCTTGGTCAACGGGTGGCTTCGCTTCAGCCAACGGGAAGGCGATGCCCGCGCTTGTCAGCAAGGTGATCAAGGCGGCGCTCGTCAAAGTTTGACGCATAGTCCGACACGTCCTTTCTGTCTAATTCCGACACTATATTTTA contains:
- a CDS encoding PH domain-containing protein — encoded protein: MTRRVHPLFILMSSISIIRSLLIPFAALILNAIRKGEINTYTWIGISVGILFVILYGVASWYFYTFTIDAETIRVRKGIFQKSERTTQRKRIESIGIQQNVIERLLRLATLTVETSSESGTPEVELKGIQLDFAKELKSSIKNDGSVVAKEESEEIAYTIPVRDLALAGALSGRVGLALVGIGTAYQFIDQFIERYVDRLFSELAHLSLVVLSGLGILVLLVIYIGSIIVYILKYGSYRAVLQHNRLLIGYGMLNRTEVAFHADKIQALVIQESWIQRLIGRASLSLHIISATGEKERLLLHPFIRTNEIDGFLATYLPRFRQFRPQYEVAPIGFRYRVRWPLLGYALLFTALSSVVIIVLDSSWRFLILLLFIWLPFYYLAVRSGYRKTRFGTAHDLLMLRKQWVQKETVYTPRLKIEELTWSVSRWLEAKEIARIQIQLRGNTAFNALYFERTDIDTLQRWYKQSFLSKSLAGEAETDDE
- a CDS encoding MarR family winged helix-turn-helix transcriptional regulator translates to MNPLALDEQLCFPFYAISREITRRYRPLLEPLGLTYPQYLVMLVVWEEEGQSLKAIGERLHLDSGTLTPLLKKLEAAELLRRVRKPEDERHIQIFLTDAGRALRKQAESVPLDLVRTLDVDEEDLQVVKAALNRLVMKMSDPD
- a CDS encoding PH domain-containing protein, which gives rise to MSTVQWHTLPERSIRAERLGLIPLHGLIAIILIGTTITQIMWLELTPWWMGIAALLWLIYFIPRIVYIPVLRLKYMRFRIDEEFLIVRNGIFFRREVTVPLVKVQLIDSQSGPILRRYDLITLDVRTASGFVTLARLDRAQGDELRTQVERFAKLEEREEESL
- a CDS encoding organic hydroperoxide resistance protein, with the translated sequence MKPMFTSSATAVGGRDGRVVSEDGILDVALAMPVPGSKKQATNPEQLFAAGYSACFDSALNMVARKQGIKHDGSEVTAHVTLNEAADGFMLSVELDVLVRGISEEAAAELAKVAHTVCPYSRATAGNIQVDVYTRTTDAE
- a CDS encoding alpha/beta hydrolase, which codes for MRKWGIGIVLLVTCLLLYIVYDGYRIQKTLIGQSNASPILKSTSEQQVSQDETWFKQTSETQQWSKDGLVRFGRYLAASDSKQTVLLVPDEIGFSQTGAYALARYYHDADFNVLLIERRGQERSGGVRNYGWLDRLDVLEWTQRLLAENGNDTRIVYHGLGVGGATVLLATGETLPTQVRAVVAEGAYARLDDWFSLLADEQIRYPALPSLTVASMWNKGEQDFFYGDVSVTRQATKSRVPTMFIHGLKDELVPVRMMYELYQAKTGLKQLYPVRHAGHDETYTLDPDNYEKRLRLFLQPYLRDM
- a CDS encoding protein phosphatase 2C domain-containing protein — protein: MHTTQISHYWVGSDEPFVDTQQINQFGRVTLGRFGGCARSGQYKNEDGAAILIGDNWEMTVVLDAHKTADSAALVLQQFAQHESRIRDDLDAPLAEAFGRIETTVLDLFQDPDFLAACTTLQGETACLIAVRKGRFIWWLSVGDVVLYLFHPELMGMGQAALNQRQFYEWIGRANTFALPVPSYTRGIRELRQGENRLFVTTDGLLECPGTPYAEPKQMEETLQSGGVAELLATIEAHGVRDSTTVVTWTVTIEETVTQPSDT